A region of Armatimonadia bacterium DNA encodes the following proteins:
- a CDS encoding metallophosphoesterase family protein, whose protein sequence is MKWSLLVRWSMAACCLPLVLPTQAVSQSAPTQAAGTQALAPCFRTDVPAHPFDLILGRPTNTSVTASVLSYTQAEAYLEGGTRPGNYTVHSQTVQLPAGEPVSIVLQSLLPDTAYYYRLQRREGGGAFAASDEFHFHTQRPPGSTFTFTVIADSHLDERTDTALYQTTLRNALAEAPDFHLDLGDTFMAEKVRGLGEAIAPMYLAQRYYLGLLCRCAPLFFVTGNHDEVVGGQDTQAIELRRKHLPNPLPDGFYSGDRSAGTANYYAWTWGDALFVVLDPFTYSSGRIRTPQENWNRTLGEAQYRWLQRTLEASQARYKFVFLHNLVGGLDKDGRGGVEAAPYFEWGGHNLDGSDGFPERRPGWELPIHQLLVRHKVTAVFHGHDHFYARQELDGIVYQEVPQPGWVGGERVKEAAGYGYRSGQILPSSGHLHVKVTPGAATIDYVRSYLPAQEARGRKNGLVADSCRLTPIP, encoded by the coding sequence ATGAAGTGGTCCCTCCTCGTTAGGTGGAGCATGGCCGCCTGCTGTCTTCCTCTGGTGCTGCCGACGCAGGCGGTGTCACAGTCTGCCCCTACCCAGGCGGCAGGGACGCAGGCTCTTGCGCCCTGTTTCCGCACCGACGTGCCGGCCCATCCCTTCGACCTGATCCTGGGGCGGCCGACCAACACCTCGGTGACCGCCAGTGTGCTGTCCTACACGCAGGCTGAAGCGTACCTGGAAGGAGGGACGCGGCCCGGCAACTACACGGTGCACTCGCAGACTGTCCAGCTTCCGGCGGGCGAACCGGTCTCGATCGTGCTGCAGTCACTCCTGCCCGACACGGCGTACTACTATCGCCTGCAGCGCCGTGAGGGTGGAGGAGCCTTCGCAGCCAGCGACGAGTTCCACTTCCACACGCAACGTCCGCCGGGCAGCACCTTCACCTTCACCGTCATCGCCGACTCGCACCTCGACGAGCGCACGGACACAGCGCTGTACCAGACCACCTTGCGCAACGCCCTCGCCGAGGCGCCGGACTTTCACCTCGACCTCGGTGACACCTTCATGGCCGAGAAGGTCCGCGGTCTGGGAGAGGCGATCGCGCCGATGTACCTGGCGCAGCGCTACTACCTCGGTCTGCTGTGCCGCTGCGCGCCGCTGTTCTTCGTGACCGGGAACCACGACGAGGTCGTTGGAGGTCAGGACACGCAGGCGATCGAGCTGCGCCGGAAGCACCTGCCCAATCCGCTGCCGGACGGCTTCTACTCAGGCGACCGGAGCGCCGGGACCGCCAACTACTACGCCTGGACCTGGGGCGACGCGCTCTTCGTCGTGCTCGACCCCTTCACGTACTCCTCGGGGCGCATCAGGACGCCGCAGGAGAACTGGAATCGGACGCTGGGAGAGGCACAGTACCGGTGGCTGCAGCGGACCCTCGAGGCCAGCCAGGCACGCTACAAGTTCGTCTTCCTCCACAACCTCGTGGGAGGGCTGGACAAGGACGGTCGCGGCGGGGTTGAGGCTGCGCCCTACTTCGAGTGGGGCGGGCACAACCTTGACGGCTCGGACGGGTTTCCGGAGAGACGGCCCGGCTGGGAACTGCCGATTCACCAGTTGCTCGTGCGCCACAAGGTGACCGCGGTCTTTCATGGCCACGATCACTTCTACGCACGGCAGGAGCTCGACGGGATCGTGTACCAGGAAGTGCCGCAGCCGGGCTGGGTCGGTGGCGAACGGGTGAAGGAGGCTGCCGGCTACGGCTATCGGAGCGGTCAGATACTCCCCAGCTCCGGACATCTGCACGTGAAGGTCACACCTGGGGCGGCTACCATCGACTATGTGCGGTCTTACCTGCCGGCACAGGAGGCCCGCGGTCGCAAGAACGGTCTGGTTGCTGACTCCTGCCGCCTAACCCCGATACCGTGA
- a CDS encoding amidohydrolase family protein — protein MDCHCHAYRKLPPIYSFSTAEQVIERFDALGIEKGALLPIVSPEIYLPQANEDILDMVEAYPDRFFAFCNIDPRAITNSSHAPLGRLLQHYKDLGCKGLGEVMPNLPVMDPMVQNLFAHAEEVGLPVTWDGSDQLTGDFGLYDDPGLPQMEHTLQRFPKLTVLGHGPVFWTEITRLQTPGERGYVFRPAGGQVGRMPSGPIKEEGVVPKLMRLYPNLYGDLSDASPWNALNRDPEYGPKFVTEFQDRLLFGTDLCFPTMRVDMVDLLVNWRDAGKITTEVFNKVARENAIKLFELE, from the coding sequence ATCGACTGTCACTGCCACGCGTACCGCAAGCTCCCGCCGATCTACTCCTTCTCCACCGCCGAGCAGGTCATCGAGCGTTTCGACGCCCTGGGCATTGAGAAGGGTGCGCTGCTGCCCATCGTCAGCCCTGAGATCTACCTGCCGCAGGCCAACGAGGACATCCTCGACATGGTCGAGGCGTACCCCGACCGGTTCTTCGCCTTCTGCAACATCGACCCGCGGGCCATCACGAACTCCTCCCATGCGCCGCTCGGGAGACTGCTACAGCATTACAAGGACCTGGGCTGCAAGGGCCTTGGGGAGGTCATGCCGAACCTGCCGGTGATGGACCCGATGGTCCAGAATCTCTTCGCGCATGCCGAGGAGGTCGGGTTGCCGGTCACGTGGGATGGCTCGGATCAGCTCACCGGCGACTTCGGGCTGTATGACGACCCCGGGCTGCCGCAGATGGAGCACACACTCCAGCGATTCCCGAAGCTGACCGTGCTGGGGCATGGCCCGGTCTTCTGGACCGAGATCACTCGTCTGCAGACGCCGGGGGAGAGGGGATACGTGTTCCGCCCGGCTGGTGGACAGGTCGGTCGGATGCCGAGCGGTCCCATCAAGGAAGAGGGCGTGGTGCCCAAACTGATGCGCCTGTACCCGAACCTGTACGGCGACCTGTCCGATGCGTCGCCGTGGAACGCGCTGAACCGCGACCCGGAGTATGGGCCGAAGTTCGTCACCGAGTTCCAGGATCGCCTGCTCTTCGGCACCGACCTGTGCTTCCCCACCATGCGCGTCGATATGGTTGACCTGTTAGTGAACTGGCGCGACGCGGGGAAGATCACCACCGAGGTCTTCAACAAGGTGGCGCGAGAGAACGCGATCAAGCTGTTCGAGCTGGAGTAG
- a CDS encoding family 43 glycosylhydrolase — MPETPKMMFSDTSRLGRPFAKDPVVVRFGGRYLMYYSIPPYAPELKPKNGPEGLNIGIAESQDLYNWRKIGEIVPGQECDRTGLGAPGAIVLDGKLHLFYQTYGTGKHDAICHAVSTDGVDFTRDPSNPVFHPTGDWTCGRAIDADVIEHEGRLLMLCATRDPEMKRQMLVAAAAPLNSAFSRKDWVQLCDAPVLKPELSWEQDCIEAPALCRRGKDLFLFYAGAYNNAPQQIGCATSTDGVHWTRLSKEPFLANGKPGEWNSSESGHPGLFTDEDGRTYLFYQGNNDHGRTWLLSCVEVEWDKGRPILAR; from the coding sequence ATGCCAGAGACTCCGAAGATGATGTTCTCCGATACCTCACGTCTTGGCCGACCCTTTGCCAAGGACCCAGTGGTGGTTCGCTTCGGCGGGAGGTACCTGATGTACTACTCGATCCCGCCCTATGCACCCGAGCTCAAACCCAAGAACGGGCCCGAGGGCCTGAACATTGGTATCGCCGAGAGCCAGGACCTGTACAACTGGCGCAAGATCGGCGAGATCGTGCCCGGGCAAGAGTGCGACCGGACCGGCCTTGGTGCACCGGGCGCCATCGTGCTGGACGGTAAGCTGCACCTGTTCTACCAGACCTACGGGACGGGCAAGCACGACGCGATCTGCCATGCCGTCTCGACCGACGGCGTGGACTTCACCCGCGATCCGAGTAACCCGGTCTTCCATCCGACGGGAGACTGGACCTGCGGTCGCGCCATCGATGCCGATGTGATCGAGCACGAAGGCCGACTGCTGATGCTGTGCGCGACACGGGACCCCGAGATGAAGCGGCAGATGCTGGTCGCCGCCGCTGCGCCTCTGAACTCGGCCTTCTCCCGCAAGGACTGGGTGCAGCTTTGCGACGCGCCGGTCCTGAAGCCGGAGCTGTCCTGGGAGCAGGACTGCATCGAGGCTCCTGCGCTCTGCCGCCGAGGCAAGGACTTGTTCCTGTTCTACGCGGGGGCATACAACAATGCGCCGCAGCAGATCGGCTGCGCGACGAGTACAGACGGCGTGCACTGGACTCGGCTGAGCAAGGAGCCCTTCCTGGCCAACGGGAAGCCCGGCGAGTGGAACTCCTCAGAGTCGGGCCACCCGGGCCTCTTCACCGACGAGGACGGCCGCACGTATCTGTTCTACCAGGGGAACAACGACCACGGCCGGACCTGGCTGCTGTCCTGCGTGGAGGTAGAGTGGGACAAGGGGAGGCCGATCCTGGCTCGCTGA
- a CDS encoding DUF3800 domain-containing protein, translated as MAEGQLVYLDESGDAGFKVGKGSSPTLVVAAVVLAGPQEAETTAQCIHRFRSEQLGKGRGFQFHFANLKREWRLGFLEAVQGCPFSVRAIVVQKDRIWEGTQLRRSGEHFYNFTVKQLLTHSFGTIEKAKLFVDGEAGRESLRRMVSYLRRECHRDGLEVFDEVRFVPKRQGNVLVQLADIVTSGIARSYRPDKKDCDLYLRALEPRLKDVWEFGRPRG; from the coding sequence ATGGCCGAGGGTCAACTGGTCTACCTGGATGAGTCCGGAGACGCCGGGTTCAAGGTCGGCAAGGGCTCATCGCCGACTCTCGTGGTCGCTGCGGTAGTTCTGGCGGGCCCACAGGAGGCGGAGACAACGGCGCAGTGCATCCACAGGTTCCGCAGTGAACAGCTGGGTAAAGGGCGTGGTTTCCAGTTCCACTTCGCGAACCTGAAACGCGAATGGCGTCTCGGGTTCCTTGAAGCAGTCCAGGGCTGCCCCTTCTCGGTCCGCGCCATCGTAGTGCAGAAGGACCGGATCTGGGAGGGCACCCAACTCCGGCGAAGCGGCGAGCACTTCTACAACTTCACCGTGAAGCAACTGCTGACGCACTCCTTCGGCACGATTGAGAAGGCCAAGCTCTTCGTCGACGGAGAGGCCGGGCGCGAGTCACTGAGACGCATGGTCAGCTACCTGCGACGAGAGTGCCACCGCGACGGTCTGGAGGTGTTCGACGAGGTGCGCTTCGTCCCCAAGCGTCAGGGCAACGTGCTGGTGCAACTCGCAGACATAGTGACGAGCGGGATTGCCAGGTCATATCGACCGGACAAGAAAGACTGCGACCTATACCTCAGAGCGCTCGAGCCGCGTTTGAAGGATGTCTGGGAGTTCGGCCGACCAAGGGGGTAG